The Polyangium aurulentum genomic interval ACCGCGAGGTGAAGCAAGGGCGCGCCTGGCTCGACGAGCTCGGGCGGGAGCCCAACGAGCCGCTCGCCGAGAAATGGGCGCCGCGGCTGTCGAAGGTGACGGACAAGCTCGCGCAGGCCGCCACCGACCGCGCCGACGGTCTGCGCGCGCTCGCCCTGCAAGGCACGGCCGAGGAGCTGCACGTCGAGGCCGTCAATCTGGAGCTCGACAAGCTCGAGGGCGAATTGCTGAAGCTCTTCCCCGGCCAGCCGAAGCGAATCGCCGCCTTCCTCGAGGCCACGCGACCGCGGCGGAAGCGGAGCGGGGATGAGGGGAACGAGGCGCCCGGCGAGGGGACCGCGTAGCGCGGCTCGCGCGCGGCGTGCGATCCAGGGCTGGATCGCGGTCGGCGGCTGGCGCGCCCGGGTGACTCCAGACGGGGGGCGGACCGGGCGCGTCAGGCGCGGGGGGCGATCCAGGGCCGGAGGGAGCCGCGCGCGCGGCGCGGGGAGGGCATTCCGGGAGCGGAGTGAGGGCGGTGCGCGAGCTGCGGGGGGTGATCCAGGGGTGGGAGCGGTGCGTCTCCGGATCCCGGGCGTGGTGTTGCTTCAGGGGCGCCGCTTCACGGGTTTCATTTTTCAATGCAGTCCGATTCGTCTCATCTGCGCGTCACGTCGCGCAGACAGGCCCGCAGCGCCTCCTGCAGGTTCCGGTGCGTGCGGAACGGCGTGAGATCCACGCCGAGATCCGTCAGCGCCTGGGCCACGAGCGGGGTCAGCCCGCAAAGCAACGCCTCGGCGCCGAGCAGCGCCACCGCGCGGGTGATGCGGACGAGCTGGTCGGCCGTGGTCATGTCGACGGCCACGACGCCGGTCAGATCGAGGATCGCGTAGCGGGCTCCCACCCGCACCACCTCGCCGAGCAGGCTGTCCATGATCTGGGCCGCACGCTCGGCGTCGATCGTCCCGATGAGGGGCAGCGTGATGATGCCGTCCCAGAGCTGGAGGATCGGCGTCGACAGCGCCCGGATCGCCCGCTGCTGCTCCTCGATCAGCGCGAGCTGCGCGCGTAACGCCTCCTCGCGCTGCGTCTCCTCGGTGATGTCGCGGAACGACCCGAAAATCCGGGTGATCTTGCCGTTCTCGATGCGGGGGCGCCCGGTGGCGTGCACGCGGAGCCGCTTGCCCGTGTACGTGATCAGGTCGAGCTGCACCTCGTAGGGCTCGCCGCGCATGCAGCCCTCCACGGCGGCGGTGATGAGCGGCTGGTGCTCGGGCGCGTAGAAATGGATTCCCCCCTCGAGGTCGGGATCGAAGCCTTTCGGCACCTCGTGGATGACGTACGTCTCCTTGGTCCAGTAGGCCTTCTGCGTCGCGAGATCGACCTCCCAGCCGCCGACGCGGGCCACCTCCTGCACTCGCTCCAGCATGTCGCAGCGGCGCTGCAGCAGGTTCAGCTCGCGCCGGGCCTCGGTGATGTCCCGGACCACGCCCGCCACGCGCACCCGCCCGGGCCCCGCCCCGGACAGCACCCGGCCGAACTCGAGCCACCAGCGCTCCTCGCCTTGCCGCGTGCGCACCCGGTACTCGACGGAATTGCTGGTGGTCGGGTCCTTCATGCGCGCGCGGCGCGCCTCCTCGACGCGCGCTCGGTCGTCGGGGTGGATGGCCTCCAGCCAGCTCCCTGCCACGGGCGGCAGCGCCCCCTTCTCGTGGCCGAGCAGCTCGTGGAAGCGCGACGAGAAATGGACAG includes:
- a CDS encoding PAS domain-containing protein yields the protein MSSDRESQWSLETTALLVEISGDGLWECPALDPENPLDPGATVHFSSRFHELLGHEKGALPPVAGSWLEAIHPDDRARVEEARRARMKDPTTSNSVEYRVRTRQGEERWWLEFGRVLSGAGPGRVRVAGVVRDITEARRELNLLQRRCDMLERVQEVARVGGWEVDLATQKAYWTKETYVIHEVPKGFDPDLEGGIHFYAPEHQPLITAAVEGCMRGEPYEVQLDLITYTGKRLRVHATGRPRIENGKITRIFGSFRDITEETQREEALRAQLALIEEQQRAIRALSTPILQLWDGIITLPLIGTIDAERAAQIMDSLLGEVVRVGARYAILDLTGVVAVDMTTADQLVRITRAVALLGAEALLCGLTPLVAQALTDLGVDLTPFRTHRNLQEALRACLRDVTRR